From Providencia sp. R33, a single genomic window includes:
- the msrB gene encoding peptide-methionine (R)-S-oxide reductase MsrB, translating into MSHKDKQHVDISDLNEMQRYVTQQAGTEPPFSGQLLHNRKEGVYECLCCGTPLFMSETKFDAGCGWPSFYEAVNDHAIKYIEDFSHGMHRIEVRCQNCDAHLGHVFPDGPMPTGQRYCINSASLSFLDEESGEKTRG; encoded by the coding sequence ATGTCACATAAAGATAAACAACACGTTGATATTTCAGATTTAAATGAGATGCAGCGCTATGTTACACAGCAAGCAGGCACTGAACCGCCATTCAGTGGTCAATTATTGCATAACCGTAAAGAGGGTGTGTATGAATGCCTGTGCTGTGGTACACCTTTATTTATGTCTGAGACCAAATTTGATGCAGGTTGTGGGTGGCCGAGCTTCTATGAAGCAGTGAATGATCATGCCATCAAATACATTGAAGATTTCTCTCATGGAATGCACCGCATTGAAGTTCGCTGTCAAAATTGCGATGCACACTTAGGGCATGTGTTTCCAGATGGCCCTATGCCAACAGGGCAACGTTACTGTATTAATTCAGCATCCTTAAGCTTTTTGGATGAAGAATCAGGTGAGAAGACCCGTGGATAG
- a CDS encoding YeaC family protein, giving the protein MTPEIYERLVTAVELGKWPDGVPLTAEQKEHSLQMVMLWQSRNNHNPEHMTVGTNGEITMKSKQELKTMFQGEMLATLKPQNNE; this is encoded by the coding sequence ATGACCCCAGAGATTTATGAGCGCCTCGTTACTGCCGTTGAGCTAGGTAAATGGCCTGATGGGGTTCCTTTAACCGCGGAGCAAAAAGAACATAGCTTGCAGATGGTGATGCTGTGGCAATCACGCAACAACCATAATCCGGAGCATATGACGGTAGGGACAAACGGTGAGATCACCATGAAGAGCAAGCAAGAGCTCAAAACGATGTTCCAAGGGGAAATGTTAGCTACACTCAAACCGCAAAATAACGAGTGA
- the pncA gene encoding bifunctional nicotinamidase/pyrazinamidase — translation MKTALLLVDLQNDFCTGGSLAVNESEHVIDVANKAVTVCQQKDITVIASQDWHPAEHLSFAENSGTQVGDIGELNGLPQVWWPVHCVQGGKGADFHPRLNTQAIQETFTKGEDPQVDSYSAFFDNDKVSQTRLHAWLQTQEINHLIIMGIATDYCVKFTVLDALNLGYSVDVLVDGCRGVNLTANDSQNALIEMEQQGAKLITLDDIA, via the coding sequence ATGAAAACGGCCTTATTGCTAGTCGATTTACAAAATGATTTCTGTACAGGCGGCTCGCTCGCCGTGAATGAAAGTGAACACGTTATAGACGTGGCCAATAAAGCAGTCACGGTTTGCCAACAAAAAGACATCACCGTCATTGCGAGTCAAGATTGGCACCCTGCGGAGCATTTAAGCTTTGCTGAAAATTCAGGTACACAAGTTGGCGATATTGGTGAACTTAATGGATTGCCGCAAGTATGGTGGCCTGTACATTGTGTTCAAGGCGGAAAAGGTGCAGATTTTCATCCCCGATTAAATACACAAGCTATCCAGGAAACGTTTACCAAAGGCGAAGACCCGCAAGTTGATAGCTATAGTGCTTTCTTTGATAACGACAAAGTGAGTCAAACACGCTTACATGCATGGCTACAAACTCAAGAGATCAATCACTTAATTATTATGGGGATTGCGACCGATTATTGCGTTAAATTTACGGTGCTTGATGCCTTAAATTTGGGCTACAGCGTCGATGTGTTAGTGGATGGCTGTCGTGGTGTTAATTTAACCGCTAATGACAGCCAGAATGCGTTAATCGAAATGGAACAGCAAGGTGCAAAACTTATCACCTTAGATGATATTGCCTAA
- the ansA gene encoding asparaginase, translating into MQKKSIYVVYTGGTIGMRHSPQGYIPVSGHLQAQLAQMPEFHRPEMPEFTIREHQPLIDSSDITPEDWQLIADDIRLNYALYDGFVILHGTDTMAFTASALSFMFENLKKPIIVTGSQIPLEALRSDGQTNLLNALYLAANYPINEVGLFFNNKLYRGNRTVKAHADGFDAFSSPNCSPLMEAGIHIRAFNACPAPIGVGEFKTHRITPQPIGVVTLYPGLSIEIVRNILQQPVKALILRSYGVGNAPQQPELLRILREATNRGIIVVNLTQCISGRVNMEGYATGHALAESGVISGYDMTFEAALSKLHYLLSQNYTPALIRELMQNNLRGELSYADE; encoded by the coding sequence ATGCAGAAGAAATCTATTTATGTCGTCTATACGGGCGGTACCATTGGCATGCGCCACTCACCACAAGGTTACATCCCAGTTTCTGGCCATTTACAAGCGCAATTGGCTCAAATGCCTGAATTTCACCGCCCAGAAATGCCTGAATTCACTATCCGTGAGCACCAACCGTTAATTGACTCTTCTGATATCACACCTGAAGATTGGCAACTCATAGCCGATGATATTCGCTTAAACTATGCGCTATATGATGGTTTTGTTATTTTACATGGCACAGACACCATGGCGTTCACGGCCTCTGCACTTTCTTTTATGTTTGAGAACTTAAAGAAACCGATTATCGTGACAGGGTCACAAATACCACTGGAAGCGTTACGTTCTGATGGGCAAACTAACCTATTGAATGCATTGTATTTAGCTGCGAATTACCCGATTAATGAGGTCGGGCTATTTTTCAATAATAAATTGTACCGAGGTAATCGCACAGTCAAAGCTCACGCAGACGGTTTCGATGCCTTTAGCTCGCCAAACTGCTCGCCGTTGATGGAAGCCGGCATTCATATTCGCGCTTTCAATGCTTGCCCTGCACCTATTGGTGTGGGTGAATTCAAAACTCACCGCATTACCCCTCAACCTATTGGCGTTGTCACACTCTACCCAGGTTTATCGATTGAGATTGTCCGTAATATTCTTCAGCAGCCCGTCAAAGCATTAATTCTGCGTTCTTATGGTGTTGGGAATGCCCCGCAGCAGCCTGAATTACTGCGTATTCTACGTGAAGCTACAAATCGTGGGATTATTGTCGTCAACCTAACACAGTGCATCTCAGGACGTGTAAATATGGAAGGCTACGCCACAGGGCATGCTCTCGCGGAATCAGGGGTAATTAGCGGTTATGACATGACTTTTGAAGCGGCGTTGAGTAAATTACATTACTTACTAAGTCAAAATTACACACCTGCGCTGATCCGCGAATTAATGCAAAATAATTTACGCGGTGAATTGAGCTACGCTGATGAATAA
- the sppA gene encoding signal peptide peptidase SppA — translation MRQLWDILATIFKISWKALNFIREFVFNAIFLVLFFIVIGSFALYQSESEPEKNYYGALYVDLQGVVVDQVSAPDPFGRMSRELLGTSNNRMQENSLFDIVDTIRTAADDDRITGMVLRLDNLVGADQPSLAYIGKAIAQFKSKGKQVYAVGSHFSQPQYYLATFADDIYLTPQGSVGLYGFATNSIYYKSLLEKLKISSHIFRVGTYKSAVEPMMRDDMSPEARLANQQWLNALWNNYLDALAANRKMTSSQIFPGADAILSQLRAVKGDSAQYALKQKLVDKIYTNEQVEELLSKHFGWNKDAKQFNNISIYDYSAKIADTTTNQGGNIAVIMVQGAIMDGPQTPGIAGGDTIAAQIRDARLDDNIKAIVLRVNSPGGSVSASDLIRSELASAHAAGKPVVVSMGGMAASGGYWVSTPADYIIASPSTLTGSIGIFGVINTFEKSLDSIGVYTDGVSTSPLADISITKGINPQFADMMQITIENGYDTFINLVAKSRNKTPEQIDKIAQGRVWIGQDALKIGLVDQLGDFDDAVDKAAELAKLSDVQLDWMKPELSFMDQLLLELTSNVQATMPDVLQIFLPPAVATDIRQQAQFFLKMNDPQNRYAFCLNCAEIN, via the coding sequence ATGCGTCAACTATGGGACATCCTCGCCACCATCTTTAAAATCAGTTGGAAGGCACTTAACTTTATTCGGGAATTCGTTTTTAACGCAATTTTCCTTGTGCTGTTCTTTATTGTGATTGGGTCTTTTGCCCTTTATCAATCAGAATCTGAGCCTGAAAAAAATTACTATGGTGCGTTGTATGTTGACTTACAAGGTGTCGTCGTTGACCAAGTTTCTGCGCCAGACCCATTTGGGCGTATGAGCCGTGAGTTATTAGGCACCTCAAATAACCGAATGCAAGAAAACTCCCTATTCGATATCGTCGACACCATTCGCACCGCCGCCGATGATGACCGTATTACAGGGATGGTTTTGCGCCTTGATAACTTAGTGGGAGCGGATCAGCCTTCCCTCGCTTATATCGGCAAAGCGATTGCACAATTTAAGAGTAAGGGTAAACAAGTTTACGCAGTAGGCAGCCATTTTTCTCAACCTCAATATTACCTTGCAACCTTTGCCGATGATATTTACCTTACCCCGCAAGGCTCCGTTGGCTTATACGGCTTCGCGACAAACAGTATTTACTACAAATCTCTGTTAGAAAAACTGAAAATTAGCAGTCATATTTTCCGTGTCGGAACGTATAAATCTGCGGTTGAACCAATGATGCGTGATGACATGTCCCCTGAAGCGCGTCTTGCGAACCAGCAATGGTTAAATGCGTTGTGGAACAATTATTTGGATGCGTTAGCAGCTAACCGTAAAATGACGAGTTCACAAATTTTCCCTGGTGCAGATGCTATTCTTAGCCAGCTACGTGCAGTCAAAGGGGACAGCGCTCAATACGCATTAAAACAGAAATTGGTGGATAAAATTTATACCAATGAGCAAGTCGAAGAGCTTCTCAGCAAGCATTTTGGTTGGAATAAAGATGCTAAGCAATTCAATAATATCAGTATCTATGATTACTCTGCGAAAATTGCCGACACCACCACAAACCAAGGTGGTAATATTGCGGTGATCATGGTGCAAGGCGCGATTATGGATGGCCCTCAAACACCGGGTATTGCTGGTGGTGACACCATTGCAGCACAAATACGTGATGCTCGCCTTGATGACAATATCAAAGCCATTGTCCTACGTGTGAATAGCCCAGGAGGAAGCGTTAGCGCATCTGACCTTATTCGCAGCGAATTAGCCTCTGCCCATGCCGCAGGCAAACCCGTTGTAGTTTCTATGGGTGGCATGGCAGCATCTGGTGGTTACTGGGTTTCCACACCTGCGGACTATATTATTGCGAGCCCAAGTACACTAACTGGCTCAATTGGTATCTTTGGCGTGATCAATACCTTTGAAAAATCATTGGATTCTATTGGGGTATACACTGATGGGGTTTCCACCTCACCACTGGCTGATATTTCCATCACGAAAGGGATCAACCCACAATTTGCCGATATGATGCAAATTACCATTGAAAATGGTTATGACACCTTTATTAATCTTGTCGCAAAATCACGAAATAAAACCCCTGAGCAAATTGATAAAATTGCCCAAGGCCGTGTTTGGATTGGACAAGATGCACTAAAAATTGGCCTTGTCGACCAGCTAGGCGATTTTGATGATGCCGTGGATAAAGCCGCAGAATTGGCTAAACTGTCTGATGTACAACTAGATTGGATGAAGCCAGAGTTATCCTTTATGGACCAGCTACTGCTTGAGTTAACCAGTAATGTCCAAGCAACAATGCCTGATGTTCTGCAGATATTTTTACCACCCGCGGTTGCGACTGATATTCGTCAACAAGCTCAATTTTTCTTGAAAATGAATGATCCACAAAACCGTTATGCATTTTGCTTAAATTGCGCTGAAATTAATTGA
- a CDS encoding NAD(P)H nitroreductase, which yields MDALTLLLNRRSASRLTTPAPQGEELNNILAAGMRAPDHGALRPWHFVIMQDDGIKRFSQLLEKAAIEGELGAEVEEKARNAPFRAPLIITVIAKIKDHPKVPQWEQLVAASCTVQAMQMAAVAQGFGGIWRSGSWTEDAVVRAGLGCEENDRIVGFLYLGTPELKAPTKVQTPDMDGFITHF from the coding sequence ATGGATGCTTTAACCCTTTTGTTGAACCGTCGTTCAGCTTCCAGACTCACTACACCTGCGCCACAAGGCGAAGAACTCAACAACATTCTTGCGGCTGGCATGAGAGCGCCAGATCACGGTGCGTTACGCCCTTGGCATTTTGTTATCATGCAGGATGATGGCATTAAACGCTTTAGTCAATTGCTTGAAAAAGCAGCGATTGAAGGTGAGTTAGGCGCAGAAGTCGAAGAAAAAGCGCGTAATGCCCCTTTTCGAGCACCATTAATTATTACGGTGATTGCGAAAATTAAAGATCATCCTAAAGTGCCACAATGGGAACAACTCGTTGCAGCGAGTTGCACGGTTCAAGCAATGCAAATGGCAGCGGTTGCACAAGGTTTTGGTGGGATTTGGCGTTCAGGCTCATGGACAGAAGATGCCGTTGTACGTGCAGGGTTAGGCTGCGAAGAAAATGACCGTATCGTTGGTTTTCTTTATTTAGGTACGCCAGAACTTAAAGCACCAACAAAAGTCCAAACCCCAGATATGGACGGTTTTATCACACATTTTTAA
- the selD gene encoding selenide, water dikinase SelD — MTEKIRLTQYSHGAGCGCKIAPKVLEQILHTEQAKFHDPHLLVGNETKDDAAVYDLGNGIGIISTTDFFMPIVDSPFEFGRIAATNAISDIFAMGGKPIMAIAILGWPIAKLPPEVAREVIEGGRAACADAGISLAGGHSIDAPEPIFGLAVTGVVNTEYVKKNSAATADCELFLTKPLGIGVLTTAEKKGLLKEEHQHLAAETMCQLNKLGAVIAPIEGVTAMTDVTGFGLLGHLSEICEGSGVRAQISFTKVPKLADVEKYIEAGCVPGGTSRNFDSYGHLIGPMSDMQRQLLCDPQTSGGLLIAVKPSEVAKIKEIAQQQGVLLQSIGKLLPHQDNVPLVEVID, encoded by the coding sequence ATGACTGAGAAAATTAGATTAACGCAGTACAGTCACGGTGCGGGTTGCGGCTGTAAAATTGCCCCGAAAGTGTTAGAGCAAATCCTGCATACAGAACAAGCCAAATTTCATGACCCACATTTGCTGGTTGGGAATGAAACTAAAGATGATGCCGCCGTTTACGATTTAGGTAATGGTATTGGGATCATCAGTACCACAGATTTCTTTATGCCTATCGTTGACTCCCCATTTGAATTTGGGCGCATTGCGGCAACCAATGCCATTAGCGATATTTTTGCTATGGGTGGCAAGCCGATTATGGCGATTGCGATTTTAGGATGGCCGATCGCCAAATTGCCTCCTGAGGTTGCACGTGAAGTGATTGAAGGTGGTCGCGCAGCTTGTGCAGATGCAGGGATTTCCCTTGCAGGTGGACACTCTATTGATGCGCCTGAGCCTATTTTTGGTTTGGCTGTCACTGGCGTCGTGAACACGGAATATGTGAAGAAAAACAGCGCTGCAACCGCGGATTGTGAGCTATTTTTAACAAAACCACTGGGTATTGGCGTATTAACGACCGCTGAGAAAAAAGGCTTGCTCAAAGAAGAGCATCAGCACCTAGCCGCAGAAACTATGTGCCAGCTAAATAAACTCGGCGCAGTGATTGCTCCGATTGAAGGCGTCACGGCAATGACGGATGTGACGGGTTTTGGTTTACTTGGTCACTTAAGCGAGATTTGCGAAGGGTCTGGGGTTCGAGCTCAAATTTCGTTTACAAAAGTGCCAAAATTAGCCGATGTTGAAAAATACATTGAAGCAGGGTGTGTCCCAGGTGGAACATCACGCAACTTTGATAGTTATGGTCATCTTATTGGCCCTATGAGTGATATGCAGCGCCAGTTATTGTGTGACCCGCAAACCTCGGGTGGGCTGTTGATTGCTGTAAAACCGTCAGAAGTTGCTAAAATTAAAGAGATTGCACAGCAGCAAGGTGTTTTGTTACAGTCTATCGGAAAATTATTACCCCATCAGGACAATGTCCCATTAGTTGAAGTGATAGATTAA
- a CDS encoding DNA topoisomerase III — MRLFIAEKPSLARAIADVLPKPHQRGDGFIKCGDGQTVTWCIGHLLEQAEPDAYEPRYARWNLQDLPIIPEKWQLKPRPSVTKQLKTIEALLKQATVVIHAGDPDREGQLLVDEVLDYLKLDAEKRKTVKRCLINDLNPQAVERAIERLRENREFIPLCVSALARARADWLYGINMTRAYTLLGQRGGYQGVLSVGRVQTPVLGLVVRRDEEIENFVPKDFFEVKAHIVTPKDERFVATWQPSESCIDYQDEEGRLFHRPLAEHVVSRIEGKPAIVTLYQDKRESEIAPLPFSLSALQIEAAKKYALSAQEVLDICQRLYETHKLITYPRSDSRYLPDEHFAGRHSVLNAIAVHQPDLTEFELPELDKKNRCWDDKKVDAHHAIIPTAKTTSVKLTENESNIYQLIARQYIIQFMSDAVFRKCTIELEIENGKFIAKARFLAEAGWRVVLGGKERDAENDGMPLPVVAKDDALLCEKGEVVERQTQPPRPFTDATLLSAMTGIARFVQDKALKKVLRETDGLGTEATRAGIIDLLFKRQFLYKKGRYIHSSPAGRALIHVLPDMATLPDMTAHWESVLTQISEKQTRYDDFMHPLSETLMQLIHYARQSTNLRAFRELPPAPSKGGKKSTKTTKKTKKKSD; from the coding sequence ATGCGTTTGTTTATTGCGGAAAAACCGAGTCTCGCTAGGGCGATTGCCGATGTATTGCCAAAACCTCATCAACGAGGGGATGGCTTTATAAAATGTGGTGATGGTCAAACGGTCACATGGTGCATTGGTCACCTTCTTGAACAGGCTGAGCCCGATGCTTATGAGCCTCGCTATGCGCGTTGGAATTTACAAGACTTGCCGATTATTCCCGAAAAGTGGCAGTTAAAACCACGCCCCTCAGTAACCAAACAGCTGAAAACCATCGAAGCACTACTCAAACAAGCAACTGTCGTTATCCATGCAGGAGACCCTGATAGAGAGGGACAGTTGCTGGTGGATGAAGTGCTCGATTATCTAAAACTTGATGCAGAAAAACGAAAAACAGTAAAACGTTGCCTTATCAACGACCTTAACCCTCAAGCGGTAGAGCGTGCTATTGAGCGGTTAAGGGAAAACCGTGAGTTTATTCCACTGTGTGTTTCTGCCCTTGCCAGAGCAAGAGCCGATTGGCTGTATGGCATTAATATGACTCGCGCTTATACGTTACTTGGGCAGCGTGGTGGCTATCAAGGCGTTCTTTCGGTTGGTCGCGTACAAACTCCAGTATTAGGGCTGGTGGTAAGGCGTGATGAAGAAATAGAAAACTTTGTGCCTAAAGACTTTTTTGAAGTGAAAGCGCACATTGTCACCCCAAAAGATGAACGCTTTGTGGCGACTTGGCAACCGAGCGAGTCTTGCATTGATTATCAGGATGAAGAAGGGCGTTTATTTCATCGGCCGCTTGCTGAGCATGTGGTTTCCCGAATTGAAGGAAAACCCGCAATTGTCACGCTGTATCAAGATAAGCGTGAGTCTGAAATTGCACCACTGCCTTTTTCATTATCAGCACTGCAAATTGAAGCCGCCAAAAAATATGCGTTAAGTGCTCAAGAAGTGTTGGATATTTGCCAACGTTTATATGAAACCCACAAATTGATCACTTATCCGCGTTCGGATAGCCGTTATTTACCGGATGAACACTTTGCGGGTCGGCATAGCGTATTAAATGCGATTGCGGTTCATCAGCCCGATCTTACTGAATTTGAACTACCTGAATTAGATAAGAAAAATCGTTGTTGGGATGACAAAAAAGTCGATGCTCACCACGCCATCATTCCTACGGCAAAAACGACCTCTGTAAAATTAACGGAAAATGAAAGTAATATTTATCAGTTAATTGCACGCCAATATATTATCCAATTTATGTCTGATGCAGTTTTTCGCAAATGTACGATTGAACTGGAAATTGAAAATGGTAAATTTATTGCCAAAGCGAGATTCTTGGCTGAAGCAGGTTGGCGAGTTGTTTTAGGTGGCAAAGAGCGTGATGCTGAAAATGATGGTATGCCGTTGCCTGTTGTTGCTAAAGATGATGCGCTTTTGTGCGAAAAAGGGGAAGTAGTTGAAAGGCAAACTCAGCCACCGAGGCCTTTTACTGACGCCACTTTATTATCTGCTATGACGGGTATTGCCAGATTTGTTCAAGATAAAGCATTAAAAAAAGTATTGCGAGAAACAGACGGTTTGGGAACAGAAGCAACTCGAGCAGGGATCATCGATCTCTTGTTTAAACGCCAGTTTCTGTATAAAAAAGGGCGTTATATTCATTCATCGCCCGCAGGAAGAGCCTTAATTCATGTGTTGCCTGATATGGCGACTTTGCCTGATATGACAGCGCACTGGGAGTCTGTTTTGACTCAAATCAGTGAAAAGCAAACTCGGTATGATGATTTTATGCATCCGCTGAGTGAAACATTGATGCAACTTATTCATTATGCTCGCCAATCCACTAATTTACGCGCTTTTCGAGAGCTACCACCGGCACCAAGTAAGGGTGGTAAGAAAAGCACTAAAACTACAAAGAAAACGAAAAAGAAATCAGATTAA
- the xthA gene encoding exodeoxyribonuclease III, translated as MKFISFNINGLRARPHQLAAIIEKHQPEVIGLQETKVHDDMFPYEEVSKLGYHVFYHGQKAHYGVALLTKNEPIAVRKGFPTDDDEAQRRIIMADIQTERGLLTVVNGYFPQGESRDHPTKFPAKEKFYRDLQNYVTSTQTADSQLLIMGDMNISPTDLDIGIGDINRKRWLKTGKCSFLPEEREWLDKLLGWGLVDTYRAKNPDVDDCYSWFDYRSKGFDDNRGLRIDLLLASNKLAERCIATGIDYEIRGMEKPSDHAPVWSEFDLSK; from the coding sequence ATGAAATTCATATCGTTTAACATTAATGGTCTTCGTGCTCGCCCGCATCAACTTGCCGCCATCATCGAAAAACATCAACCAGAGGTCATCGGCTTACAAGAAACCAAAGTGCATGATGATATGTTTCCATATGAAGAGGTTAGCAAGCTCGGTTATCATGTTTTTTATCACGGCCAAAAAGCGCACTATGGTGTTGCTCTCCTTACTAAAAATGAGCCTATTGCAGTTCGTAAAGGCTTCCCAACCGATGATGATGAAGCCCAACGTCGAATTATTATGGCTGATATTCAAACAGAGCGTGGCTTACTCACTGTTGTTAATGGTTACTTCCCTCAAGGTGAGAGCCGTGACCACCCAACAAAATTTCCAGCAAAAGAAAAGTTTTACCGTGACTTACAAAATTATGTTACCTCAACACAAACTGCGGATTCCCAATTGCTAATTATGGGTGATATGAATATCAGTCCAACAGACTTGGATATTGGTATTGGCGATATCAACCGTAAGCGTTGGTTAAAAACAGGTAAATGTTCATTTTTACCTGAAGAGCGCGAATGGTTAGATAAACTCCTAGGCTGGGGCTTAGTTGATACATACCGCGCTAAAAACCCCGACGTTGATGACTGCTATTCATGGTTTGATTACCGTTCAAAAGGTTTTGATGATAACCGAGGTTTACGCATCGATTTATTGCTGGCATCAAATAAGCTGGCTGAGCGCTGTATTGCAACCGGTATTGACTATGAAATCCGTGGAATGGAAAAACCGTCTGACCACGCTCCTGTTTGGTCCGAGTTCGACTTAAGTAAATAG
- a CDS encoding LysR family transcriptional regulator, producing the protein MFFSRKLEAFMAVVENGSLSKAARVMNRTTPPIAKSIKDFETSLGKRLFKREKFGMTLTKDGQELYNDLRDLYLQEKEITKKHFSGYIVNEANIYYDWGKENHLINLYQAAHKNNVQVNILRFNYDEVDEIVDYDGNTLILSSEQVVSERFSLQKKIENSPLGIYCRKELYEKFNHDLVALLQESTWLCDPAFYKSSLMSDLLEKIETLDNKVSVRQMDNIGCCQSFIQDGDFIGIIDHYPEEELIDKSLIYISLNKLLGQSECYVYKSKAHSSVLNRFMGVVDKLGVESL; encoded by the coding sequence ATGTTCTTTTCAAGAAAATTAGAGGCGTTTATGGCGGTTGTTGAGAATGGCTCGTTAAGTAAAGCTGCGAGAGTGATGAACCGAACGACGCCTCCTATCGCTAAGTCTATCAAGGACTTCGAAACAAGCTTAGGTAAACGGCTTTTTAAACGAGAAAAATTTGGAATGACATTAACTAAGGATGGCCAGGAACTTTATAATGATCTTAGAGATCTTTATTTGCAGGAGAAGGAAATCACTAAAAAACACTTTTCAGGTTATATTGTCAATGAAGCGAATATTTATTATGACTGGGGAAAGGAAAATCATTTGATTAATCTTTATCAAGCAGCTCATAAAAATAATGTACAAGTGAATATATTAAGGTTTAACTATGATGAGGTAGATGAAATAGTTGATTATGATGGTAACACACTCATTTTAAGTTCTGAACAAGTTGTCAGTGAACGGTTTTCATTACAAAAAAAAATAGAAAATTCCCCATTGGGTATTTATTGTCGTAAAGAACTTTATGAAAAATTTAATCATGACCTTGTCGCACTATTACAAGAAAGTACGTGGCTTTGTGATCCTGCATTTTATAAAAGTTCACTGATGAGTGATTTACTCGAAAAGATTGAAACGCTCGATAATAAAGTGAGTGTGAGGCAAATGGATAATATTGGTTGTTGCCAGAGTTTTATTCAAGATGGTGATTTTATTGGCATTATAGATCACTATCCTGAAGAAGAATTAATCGATAAGTCATTAATATATATATCATTGAATAAATTATTGGGGCAGAGCGAATGTTATGTTTATAAGTCAAAGGCACATTCAAGTGTATTAAATCGTTTTATGGGGGTTGTTGATAAATTGGGTGTTGAATCTCTTTAG
- the purU gene encoding formyltetrahydrofolate deformylase encodes MQHKIVQKKILRTICPDAKGLIAKITNICYKHQLNIVQNNEFVDHHTGRFFMRTELEGIFNDETLLADLDDALPVGSKRELNASGRRRIVIMVTKEAHCLGDLLMKSAYDGLDVEIAAVIGNHDTLKNLVEQFGIPFHHISHEGLTREQHDEKMTAQIDQYQPDYVVLAKYMRVLTPEFVQHYPNQIINIHHSFLPAFIGARPYHQAYERGVKIIGATAHFVNDNLDEGPIITQNVINVDHTFTADDMMRAGRDVEKNVLSHALYWVLAQRVFVYGNRTIIL; translated from the coding sequence ATGCAACACAAAATTGTACAAAAAAAAATCCTCAGGACCATTTGCCCTGATGCGAAAGGATTAATCGCAAAAATCACCAATATTTGTTACAAGCACCAACTCAATATTGTGCAAAATAATGAATTTGTAGATCACCATACGGGCCGTTTTTTTATGCGTACCGAACTTGAAGGCATTTTTAATGATGAAACCCTTCTCGCTGATCTTGATGATGCGCTACCCGTTGGTTCAAAACGTGAGCTGAATGCTTCTGGTCGTCGTCGTATTGTCATCATGGTGACTAAAGAAGCGCATTGTTTAGGTGATTTATTAATGAAGAGTGCTTACGATGGGCTAGATGTCGAAATCGCAGCCGTTATTGGTAATCACGACACATTGAAAAACTTAGTTGAACAGTTTGGTATTCCATTCCATCATATTAGCCATGAAGGCTTAACTCGTGAACAACACGATGAAAAAATGACGGCGCAGATTGATCAGTATCAGCCTGATTATGTGGTGCTTGCAAAATATATGCGTGTTTTGACACCTGAGTTTGTCCAGCATTACCCTAACCAAATCATTAATATTCATCATTCCTTTTTACCTGCTTTTATTGGTGCTCGCCCTTACCACCAAGCCTATGAGCGTGGTGTGAAGATTATTGGCGCCACAGCGCACTTTGTGAATGACAACTTGGATGAAGGCCCTATAATCACGCAGAACGTGATTAACGTTGACCATACATTCACAGCGGATGATATGATGCGTGCTGGCCGTGATGTCGAAAAAAATGTCCTAAGCCATGCGCTGTATTGGGTTTTAGCGCAACGTGTATTTGTATATGGCAACCGTACTATCATTTTATAA